Proteins found in one Mycoplasmopsis gallopavonis genomic segment:
- a CDS encoding IS3 family transposase codes for MLIFYIFKGEKMGKHFTEEQEKEIYNTFFQLGKKYAIELMYKYGAKAKDKYVKARLRGILKHYNCNMNKKPRKPGTGRSRKVKEQDINWDIFTREDLIEIAKRYREITKDKFKTEKVQEASHINMASYKLAILLYLCRQTISKHKRNNFAPKNKSRKIKYQDLIIDSFKQNRSKYGRQKLKYFILKHYKIDINERTLGRYMNALGLFCNIRKRKKLKEVKNTSVIKENIVNRDYNDVYNRNIYATDVTYLPATKDAINNNVYLSVVIKHKTKEIISFSLSKFNDSKLIYKTFENVDFEKSFILHSDHCSTYTSDDFSHFIENKGGIISLSKVGNSLDNRVVEYWFSNLKTELIRDLNIKAMTLSELEKVISNYVNWYNKFRIQSCLNWKTPYEYSMGLSNLINC; via the coding sequence ATGTTAATTTTTTATATTTTTAAAGGAGAAAAAATGGGTAAACATTTTACAGAAGAACAAGAAAAAGAAATTTATAATACATTTTTTCAATTAGGCAAAAAGTATGCAATTGAACTTATGTATAAATATGGTGCAAAAGCAAAAGATAAATATGTGAAAGCAAGATTACGAGGAATATTAAAACATTATAATTGTAATATGAATAAAAAACCAAGAAAGCCTGGAACCGGTAGGTCAAGAAAAGTGAAAGAACAAGATATAAATTGAGACATTTTTACACGAGAAGATTTAATTGAAATTGCAAAAAGATATAGAGAAATTACAAAAGATAAATTTAAAACAGAGAAAGTTCAAGAGGCATCACATATTAATATGGCTTCGTATAAACTTGCTATTTTGTTGTATCTTTGTAGACAAACAATATCCAAACATAAAAGAAATAATTTTGCTCCTAAAAATAAATCCAGAAAAATAAAGTACCAAGACTTGATTATTGATTCATTTAAACAAAATAGATCTAAATATGGTAGACAAAAATTAAAATATTTTATCTTAAAGCACTATAAAATAGACATAAACGAAAGAACTCTAGGAAGATATATGAATGCCTTAGGTTTATTTTGCAATATAAGAAAAAGAAAAAAATTAAAAGAAGTAAAGAACACATCTGTCATAAAAGAAAACATTGTGAATAGAGATTATAACGATGTATATAACAGAAATATATATGCTACCGATGTAACATATCTCCCAGCGACAAAAGATGCGATAAACAATAATGTTTATCTTTCAGTAGTGATTAAACATAAAACTAAAGAAATAATTAGTTTTTCTCTTTCCAAATTTAATGATTCAAAATTAATTTACAAAACATTTGAAAATGTGGATTTTGAAAAAAGTTTTATACTACATTCAGATCATTGCTCAACTTATACATCTGATGATTTTTCTCATTTTATTGAAAATAAAGGTGGAATAATTTCACTTTCAAAAGTAGGAAATAGTTTAGATAATAGAGTTGTGGAATATTGATTTTCAAATTTAAAAACTGAATTAATTAGAGATTTAAATATCAAAGCTATGACTTTGAGTGAACTAGAAAAAGTAATATCTAATTATGTTAATTGATACAATAAATTTAGAATTCAATCATGTCTAAATTGAAAAACCCCATACGAATATAGTATGGGGCTATCCAATTTGATAAATTGTTAA
- a CDS encoding LacI family DNA-binding transcriptional regulator, whose product MKKQISYKDISELAGVSISTISRYYNKGYVSKKTKDKIDSVVKQYQYFPNHGARLIRGKDHSIFVIMPIWGEAAYSHIVNGIIVAAKKNGKRVNTSYTGITTEEYIATVRYILSWRPTSVVIFVPQYDKQLFDFLKSVEDVNFIIYGHQVSGLSWIKPDETNAFYQLTKKFHEKLVKDNQKMLFLADEKLTMGQKQDRFRGFEKACEELKIEYEEYSIPQRKQQKDIVEFDKYTKKQGFSNIICSTHEAFISLAVVGTRGLRLTDIGYTSIYDNINNYKAKIFVDYAKIGYEIERMLCVSESGDEQPQTKFIRLQVI is encoded by the coding sequence ATGAAAAAACAAATCTCTTATAAAGATATCTCTGAATTAGCAGGGGTTTCAATTTCTACAATTAGCAGATACTATAATAAAGGATATGTTTCTAAAAAAACAAAAGATAAGATTGATTCAGTTGTTAAACAATATCAATATTTTCCCAATCATGGAGCACGTTTAATTAGAGGAAAAGATCACTCAATTTTTGTAATTATGCCAATCTGAGGAGAAGCAGCTTATTCACATATTGTTAACGGAATTATCGTTGCGGCCAAGAAAAACGGAAAAAGAGTTAACACTTCATACACAGGGATTACAACAGAAGAATATATCGCAACAGTTCGTTATATTCTTTCTTGAAGGCCAACATCAGTTGTTATTTTTGTTCCTCAATATGATAAACAGCTTTTTGATTTTCTTAAATCAGTTGAAGATGTAAACTTCATCATTTATGGACATCAAGTAAGCGGACTTAGTTGAATTAAACCAGATGAAACAAATGCATTCTATCAATTAACAAAAAAATTCCATGAAAAACTTGTAAAAGATAACCAAAAAATGCTCTTTTTAGCAGATGAAAAATTGACAATGGGACAAAAACAAGATCGTTTCCGTGGTTTTGAAAAAGCTTGTGAAGAGCTTAAAATTGAATACGAAGAATATTCAATTCCACAAAGAAAACAACAAAAAGACATTGTAGAATTTGATAAATATACAAAAAAACAAGGATTCTCAAATATTATTTGTTCTACACATGAAGCATTTATTTCGCTTGCAGTCGTAGGAACTAGAGGTTTACGTTTAACAGACATTGGATACACATCAATTTATGATAACATCAATAATTACAAAGCCAAAATTTTTGTTGACTACGCTAAAATAGGATACGAAATAGAAAGAATGCTTTGTGTTAGTGAAAGTGGTGATGAACAACCACAAACTAAATTTATTAGACTTCAAGTTATTTAA
- the lepA gene encoding translation elongation factor 4 yields MNKDKIKNFSIIAHIDHGKSTLADRILEYTGTVAQRDLKDQFLDSMELEQERGITIKLNAVQLKYKDYTFHLIDTPGHVDFTYEVSRSLAASEGALLLVDATQGIEAQTLANVYLAIENNLEIIPVINKIDLPSANVEEVKREIEEVIGISAENAVLVSAKTGQGVNELLDAIIKYIPEPKNANDDKPLKALIFDSYFDPYRGVVMLVRIFEGKLKPGDKFIFMSRNKEEQDYHVIDLGVRNPHETKKDHLEAGEVGWVSAAIRDAKEVNVGDTITLANNPTDTPLAGYKKMKPVVFTGFYPIDTKDYSLLKESLEKISLSDSSITWEQETSKALGFGFRVGFLGLLHMEILQERLDREYKVGIIATAPSVEYLVHMTNGDIEKISNPTLLPDRTFIEKIEEPYVEASIFIPNEYIGNVMELCQNKRGTYKSLDMIDEKRSKVVYELPLAETIFDFFDRLKSSTKGYASFEYEWIGYRESDLVKVDILLNGDKVDAFSIITHRDKAYESSRELCKKLKEAIPRQNFEVPVQATIGGKIIARETIKAYRKDVTAKLYGGDVTRRQKLLKKQKEGKKRMKKLGTIEVPQEAFLSILKTNIETKG; encoded by the coding sequence ATGAATAAAGATAAAATTAAAAACTTTTCAATTATTGCTCATATTGATCACGGAAAAAGCACACTTGCTGACCGGATTTTAGAATATACAGGAACTGTTGCACAACGTGATTTAAAAGATCAATTTCTTGATTCGATGGAACTTGAACAAGAAAGAGGAATCACAATCAAACTTAATGCTGTGCAACTTAAATACAAGGACTATACATTCCATTTAATCGATACACCAGGACACGTGGACTTTACTTACGAAGTTTCTCGTTCACTCGCAGCTAGTGAAGGGGCTCTTTTGCTTGTAGATGCTACACAAGGAATTGAAGCTCAGACATTAGCTAATGTTTATCTTGCAATTGAAAATAACCTCGAAATTATTCCGGTTATTAACAAAATTGATTTACCAAGTGCTAATGTTGAAGAAGTAAAGCGTGAAATTGAAGAAGTAATTGGTATTTCTGCTGAAAATGCAGTTTTAGTAAGTGCTAAAACAGGACAAGGTGTTAATGAACTTTTAGATGCAATTATTAAATACATTCCAGAACCTAAAAACGCAAATGATGATAAACCACTTAAAGCACTTATTTTTGATAGTTACTTTGATCCATATCGTGGTGTTGTTATGCTTGTAAGAATTTTTGAAGGTAAATTAAAACCTGGTGATAAATTTATTTTCATGTCAAGAAACAAAGAAGAACAAGATTATCATGTAATTGATCTAGGGGTTAGAAATCCACACGAAACTAAAAAGGATCATCTTGAAGCCGGTGAAGTTGGTTGAGTCTCAGCTGCAATTCGTGACGCCAAAGAAGTTAATGTTGGAGATACAATTACCCTCGCAAATAATCCAACAGATACACCACTTGCAGGTTATAAAAAAATGAAACCTGTTGTCTTTACAGGTTTTTACCCAATTGATACTAAAGATTATTCTCTTTTAAAAGAAAGTCTTGAAAAAATTTCTTTAAGTGATTCTTCAATTACATGAGAACAAGAAACTTCTAAAGCTTTAGGTTTTGGTTTTAGAGTTGGTTTTTTAGGACTCCTTCATATGGAGATTTTGCAAGAAAGATTAGACCGTGAATATAAAGTTGGGATTATTGCGACAGCACCATCTGTTGAATATTTAGTACACATGACTAATGGAGATATTGAAAAAATTTCTAACCCAACTTTATTACCTGATCGAACATTTATTGAAAAAATCGAAGAACCTTATGTTGAAGCTAGCATTTTTATTCCAAATGAATATATTGGAAATGTTATGGAGCTTTGTCAAAACAAACGTGGAACTTACAAATCACTTGACATGATTGATGAAAAGCGTTCAAAAGTTGTTTATGAATTACCTCTTGCAGAAACAATTTTTGATTTCTTCGATCGTTTAAAATCTAGTACAAAAGGATATGCTTCATTTGAGTATGAATGAATTGGATATCGTGAAAGCGATTTAGTAAAAGTTGATATTTTACTAAATGGTGATAAAGTTGATGCTTTTTCTATTATTACACACCGTGATAAGGCTTATGAATCTTCAAGAGAACTTTGTAAAAAACTCAAAGAAGCAATTCCAAGACAAAACTTTGAAGTACCGGTTCAAGCAACAATTGGTGGTAAAATAATCGCCAGAGAAACAATCAAAGCTTATCGTAAAGATGTTACTGCCAAACTTTATGGTGGAGATGTTACAAGAAGACAAAAATTACTTAAAAAACAAAAAGAAGGTAAGAAAAGAATGAAAAAATTAGGAACAATTGAAGTTCCACAAGAAGCATTCTTATCTATTTTAAAAACAAATATAGAAACAAAAGGATAA
- a CDS encoding transposase: MISNYVHWYNKFRIQSSLNWKTPYEYCMGLSNLINC; this comes from the coding sequence ATGATATCTAATTATGTTCATTGATACAATAAATTTAGAATTCAATCATCTCTGAATTGAAAAACCCCATACGAATATTGTATGGGGCTATCCAATTTAATAAATTGTTAA
- a CDS encoding IS3 family transposase, giving the protein MLIFYIFKGEKMGKHFTEEQEKEIYNTFFQLGKKDAIELMYKYGAKAKDKYVKARLRRILKHYNFNMNKKPRKPGTGRSRKAKEQDINWNIFTREDLIEIAKRYREITKDKFKTEKVQEASHINMASYKLAILLYLCRQTISKHKRNNFAPRIKSRKIKYQDLIIDSFKQNRSKYGRQKLKYFILKHYKIDINERTLGRYMNALGLFCNVRKRKKLKESKNTSIIKENIVNRDYNDVYNRNIYATDVTYLPATKDAINNNVYLSVVIKHKTKEIISFSLSKFNDSKLIYKTFENVDFEKSFILHSDHCSTYTSDDFSRFIQNKGGIISLSKVGNSLDNRVVEYWFSNLKTELIRDLNIKAMTLNELEKVISNYVHWYNKFRIQSCLNWKTPYEYSMGLSNLINC; this is encoded by the coding sequence ATGTTAATTTTTTATATTTTTAAAGGAGAAAAAATGGGAAAACATTTTACAGAAGAACAAGAAAAAGAAATTTATAATACATTTTTTCAATTAGGTAAAAAGGATGCGATTGAACTGATGTATAAATATGGTGCAAAAGCAAAAGATAAATATGTGAAAGCGAGATTACGAAGAATATTAAAACATTATAATTTTAATATGAATAAAAAACCAAGAAAGCCTGGAACCGGTAGGTCAAGAAAAGCGAAAGAACAAGATATAAATTGAAACATTTTTACACGAGAAGATTTAATTGAAATTGCAAAAAGATATAGAGAAATTACAAAAGATAAATTTAAAACAGAAAAAGTTCAAGAGGCATCACATATTAATATGGCTTCGTATAAACTTGCTATTTTGTTGTATCTTTGTAGACAAACAATATCCAAACATAAAAGAAATAATTTTGCTCCTAGAATTAAATCCAGAAAAATAAAGTACCAAGACTTGATTATTGATTCATTTAAACAAAATAGATCTAAATATGGTAGACAAAAATTAAAATATTTTATCTTAAAGCACTATAAAATAGACATAAACGAAAGAACTCTAGGAAGATATATGAATGCCTTAGGTTTATTTTGCAATGTCAGAAAAAGAAAAAAACTAAAAGAATCAAAGAACACATCTATCATAAAAGAAAACATTGTTAATAGAGATTATAATGATGTATATAACAGAAATATATACGCTACTGATGTAACATATCTTCCAGCGACAAAAGATGCAATAAACAATAATGTTTATCTTTCAGTAGTAATTAAACATAAAACTAAAGAAATAATTAGTTTTTCTCTTTCCAAATTTAATGATTCAAAATTAATTTACAAAACATTTGAAAATGTTGATTTTGAAAAAAGTTTTATACTACATTCAGATCATTGCTCAACTTATACATCTGATGATTTTTCTCGTTTTATTCAAAATAAAGGTGGAATAATTTCGCTTTCAAAAGTAGGAAATAGTTTAGATAATAGAGTTGTGGAATATTGATTTTCAAATTTAAAAACTGAATTAATTAGAGATTTAAATATCAAAGCTATGACTTTGAATGAACTAGAAAAAGTGATATCTAATTATGTTCATTGATACAATAAATTTAGAATTCAATCATGTCTGAATTGAAAAACCCCATACGAATATAGTATGGGGCTATCCAATTTAATAAATTGTTAA
- a CDS encoding MIP family Ig-specific serine endopeptidase has product MKKLWRKIIIAAPSFVPLLILPSCVHSQKETKRENNDLEKNNPKQIEKINDRENTINHEEHPDTNQDNSLINEEQNSSNQKPEDTNNHNQNDATNESNKDQTVNANQNQGQNNQINEENDVSREENSETNHDNSSINQDQNPLNKYPKTETNSNENDLANNIDNNNNNNTNVIEEDSNSKTTSEENEINSNNETELNHNTTENQNNEEEESNVENNTNNQNNNIIEESNGSNQNLDNSNHENNSINSEENSNQSEPKTNEEEANSNPINNQENVHESNHEEVENNSKNSINENSNSEEDSHDNQDKSAEDYYLENPQALKYNDNQPTYNLLTTNRAYLDQIRKRTFSYSLTYDDGNNTGATIWLFDFKEIESKKKYKFFFATNYHVAVEIYGPSDYPEFQQNQRTKKITNFFLGVAESYGPDPKMKYKKLTETSRPKTFFVARNFMDSDSYAEENKTKDHYTEFSILEWDVDFSKDFNLKDSSEREVAKRLIDGMEVLKNSKAQIQNSNSAFFQDNLPYATLDYGSLWELRNNIIGRDDHGVLNQITTYEQAQKIDTYLKQFLTSNSETYFYKPYSLYIFGHPILTNDLKAGIFTNVANQDLDSLNHSDWINNKLPFSMINTYNEKHIANKGTIFNNGEKPYYYGLAYSTSHRNETKGGASGSLVLNQDGLPIGLLFGTDKNNVSVYLDDNNKWQTNHVSLFISFVQRARIWTPNGTIEAYNLIDGRNKKLYPHQTNSYKEQLIKIYGQDFETFLFSKQK; this is encoded by the coding sequence ATGAAAAAGCTTTGACGAAAAATAATTATAGCAGCACCTTCTTTTGTACCTCTTTTAATTCTTCCAAGTTGTGTACATTCACAAAAAGAAACAAAGAGAGAAAATAATGATTTAGAAAAAAATAATCCAAAACAAATAGAGAAAATAAACGACAGAGAAAATACCATTAATCACGAAGAACACCCTGACACTAATCAAGATAATTCTTTAATAAATGAAGAACAAAATTCTTCGAATCAAAAGCCAGAAGATACAAATAATCATAATCAAAATGATGCAACAAATGAAAGTAACAAAGATCAAACAGTAAATGCTAATCAAAATCAGGGCCAAAATAATCAGATAAACGAAGAAAACGATGTGAGTCGTGAAGAAAATTCTGAAACTAATCATGATAACTCTTCGATAAATCAAGATCAAAACCCTTTAAACAAATATCCAAAAACCGAAACTAATTCTAATGAAAATGACTTAGCAAATAATATAGATAATAATAATAATAATAATACAAATGTTATCGAAGAAGATTCAAATAGCAAAACTACTTCGGAAGAAAATGAAATAAATAGCAATAATGAAACAGAATTAAACCATAATACAACAGAAAATCAAAATAACGAAGAAGAAGAATCTAATGTTGAAAATAACACAAATAATCAAAATAACAATATTATCGAAGAATCAAACGGCTCAAATCAAAATCTAGATAATTCCAATCATGAAAATAACTCAATCAATTCAGAAGAAAATTCAAATCAAAGTGAACCAAAAACCAATGAAGAAGAAGCAAATTCTAATCCAATAAATAATCAAGAAAATGTTCATGAAAGCAATCATGAAGAAGTTGAAAATAATTCAAAAAACTCAATTAATGAAAATTCAAATTCAGAAGAAGATTCTCATGATAATCAAGACAAATCTGCCGAAGATTATTATTTAGAAAATCCACAAGCATTAAAATATAATGATAATCAACCTACTTACAATTTATTAACAACTAATCGTGCTTATCTTGATCAAATTCGGAAACGCACTTTTAGTTATTCTTTAACATATGATGACGGAAACAACACAGGTGCAACTATTTGACTTTTTGATTTCAAAGAAATTGAATCTAAAAAGAAATACAAATTCTTTTTTGCAACAAATTATCACGTTGCAGTTGAAATTTATGGTCCAAGCGATTACCCTGAATTTCAACAAAATCAACGCACTAAAAAAATTACTAATTTCTTTTTAGGAGTAGCTGAAAGTTATGGTCCTGATCCTAAAATGAAATATAAAAAATTAACTGAAACTTCTCGCCCAAAAACTTTCTTTGTTGCTCGGAACTTTATGGACTCAGATTCTTATGCAGAAGAAAATAAAACAAAAGATCACTATACAGAATTTTCAATTTTAGAATGAGATGTTGATTTTTCAAAAGATTTTAATTTAAAAGATTCATCAGAAAGAGAAGTTGCTAAAAGATTAATTGATGGAATGGAAGTTTTAAAAAATTCTAAAGCTCAAATTCAAAATTCTAATTCCGCTTTCTTTCAAGATAATTTACCTTATGCTACTCTTGATTATGGATCACTTTGAGAATTAAGAAATAATATTATCGGACGTGATGATCATGGTGTTCTTAATCAAATTACCACTTATGAACAAGCTCAAAAAATTGATACTTATTTGAAACAATTTTTAACAAGTAATAGTGAAACTTATTTTTACAAACCATATTCACTTTATATTTTTGGCCACCCAATTCTTACTAACGATCTTAAAGCAGGTATTTTTACCAATGTTGCAAACCAAGATCTAGACTCATTAAATCATAGTGATTGAATTAATAATAAATTACCTTTTTCAATGATTAACACTTACAATGAAAAACATATTGCTAATAAAGGAACAATTTTTAATAATGGTGAAAAACCATATTACTACGGACTTGCTTATTCTACATCTCACCGTAATGAAACAAAAGGTGGAGCAAGTGGTAGTCTAGTCTTAAACCAAGATGGATTACCAATTGGTCTTTTATTTGGGACAGATAAAAATAATGTTTCTGTTTATTTAGACGATAATAACAAATGACAAACCAATCATGTTTCATTATTTATTTCTTTTGTCCAAAGAGCAAGAATTTGAACTCCTAATGGAACAATTGAAGCTTACAACTTAATTGATGGAAGAAATAAAAAACTATATCCTCATCAAACCAATTCTTATAAAGAACAACTTATTAAAATTTATGGTCAAGATTTTGAAACATTTTTATTTAGCAAACAAAAATAG
- a CDS encoding potassium channel family protein: MFKNIKFNLSNNKFMEYLTAIVWTSKKYDDKLKSNLKEIAFLRLVYAIVIGISCIISFLSLFDITITALKIIISIIQIITFFVFLIDYILHMLTYQYARDKRHLKVPFLHLRYFFSFNSIVIICCILASIHVVEHLGSIDQNVAHIFRELKIFNMMRIIRLFMVLTLFGPFEAIASVFGKQKKVLTSVFLLIVILIILFALVIWNNESNYLIETQNEYILKLYNTENQRQLTNILQVPKDFIEQVKTTSEYQALSSGYIIDFWSSIYFTTITLTTIGYGDYSPHAPVSRIIVSFIALMAIAIIAIPSGVIAGAFLTEMQERANSKKQDLPKETKTRKLINLVEKATEKNDKKEKINKEIQND, encoded by the coding sequence ATGTTTAAAAATATTAAATTCAATCTTTCAAATAATAAATTTATGGAATATTTGACCGCAATTGTTTGAACATCAAAAAAATATGACGATAAACTTAAATCTAATTTAAAAGAAATTGCATTTTTAAGATTAGTTTATGCTATTGTCATTGGTATTTCGTGCATTATTTCATTTCTTTCATTATTTGATATAACTATTACAGCTTTAAAGATAATTATTTCAATTATCCAAATTATTACCTTCTTTGTCTTTTTAATCGATTATATTCTTCACATGTTGACTTACCAGTATGCTCGTGATAAAAGACATTTAAAAGTGCCGTTTTTACACCTTAGATACTTTTTTTCTTTTAATTCAATTGTAATTATTTGTTGTATTTTAGCTTCAATTCACGTTGTTGAACATCTTGGTTCAATCGATCAAAATGTTGCTCATATCTTTCGTGAATTGAAAATATTCAACATGATGAGAATCATTAGATTATTTATGGTACTTACTCTTTTTGGTCCATTTGAAGCAATTGCAAGTGTTTTTGGAAAACAAAAAAAAGTTTTAACTTCAGTTTTTTTATTAATAGTTATTTTAATTATTCTTTTTGCTCTTGTTATTTGAAACAATGAATCAAATTATCTAATTGAAACTCAAAATGAATATATTTTAAAACTTTATAACACTGAAAACCAAAGACAGCTTACTAATATTTTACAAGTACCAAAAGATTTTATTGAGCAAGTTAAAACCACAAGCGAATATCAAGCTTTAAGTAGTGGATATATTATTGATTTTTGATCATCTATTTACTTTACCACAATTACTCTCACTACAATTGGATACGGTGATTATTCTCCTCATGCACCCGTAAGTCGGATTATCGTTAGTTTCATTGCATTAATGGCAATTGCTATTATCGCAATTCCTTCTGGGGTTATCGCTGGTGCATTTTTAACTGAAATGCAAGAAAGAGCAAATAGCAAAAAGCAAGATCTTCCTAAAGAAACTAAAACTCGCAAACTAATTAATTTAGTTGAAAAAGCAACAGAAAAAAATGATAAAAAAGAAAAAATAAATAAGGAGATTCAAAATGATTAA
- a CDS encoding MAG0110 family membrane protein, giving the protein MFENQETQYTPEYTIQISSQKNKFYGLIVGTFAIALLITFALTFAFTKIFNWTASTPSLLPIEVQIGLLITFLILGIISLIVVNTKKRPIWIQLIALIFIMIFFATAFSSLIEIYDLSNSWKLLALLAAPALIMAIAGILGYFELVKIQAISVFAIILCLPLIGLLIASFFIYNATMDRLICSISLGILVLSSILNFWIIKKKADAMQFESSKEVIKEGIYWGTKCYVLYMEIAYYLIRIFGKK; this is encoded by the coding sequence ATGTTTGAAAATCAAGAAACACAATATACACCAGAATATACAATTCAAATAAGTTCTCAAAAAAATAAATTTTACGGTTTAATTGTCGGAACATTTGCAATTGCTCTTCTAATTACTTTTGCACTAACTTTTGCATTTACCAAAATTTTTAATTGAACCGCAAGCACTCCTTCACTTTTACCGATCGAAGTACAAATCGGACTTCTTATTACATTTTTAATTTTAGGAATAATTTCATTAATTGTTGTTAATACTAAAAAAAGACCAATTTGAATCCAATTAATCGCTCTTATTTTTATTATGATCTTTTTCGCAACAGCATTTAGTTCATTAATCGAAATCTATGACCTTTCAAATAGTTGAAAATTACTCGCTTTACTTGCTGCACCTGCTTTAATTATGGCGATTGCAGGAATTTTAGGTTATTTTGAATTAGTTAAAATTCAAGCAATTAGTGTTTTCGCAATAATTTTATGCCTTCCATTAATTGGGCTTTTAATCGCTTCTTTCTTTATCTACAACGCTACAATGGATCGATTAATTTGCTCAATTTCACTTGGTATTTTAGTTCTTTCTTCTATTTTGAACTTTTGAATAATTAAAAAGAAAGCTGACGCAATGCAATTTGAAAGTTCAAAAGAAGTAATTAAAGAAGGGATTTACTGAGGAACAAAATGTTATGTTCTTTATATGGAAATTGCATATTACTTAATTAGAATATTTGGTAAAAAATAA
- a CDS encoding deoxyribonuclease IV gives MIKLGSFVSFKKPNYLVGAAQESINNGANTMMIYLGAPQTTIRTSVENYHKEEYLAQFSNIIKPEDIVVHAPYIVNPANPEKASYSIDFLIKEINRMNYFGAKYLVLHPGAFTTHSPEEALDTLVDSLKEIIANTKDVVICIETMSGKGTEIGINFEQVAYILEWVKSERVQVCLDTCHLWDAGYNLKEYQNFKQELKKWNLLERVKVIHLNDSKNDLNSHKDRHANIDQGFIGLETLQKFVFDPDFDNIPIILETPYEDNFSPYKEEIALLLKK, from the coding sequence ATGATTAAACTAGGTAGTTTTGTTTCATTTAAAAAACCCAATTATTTAGTTGGAGCAGCACAAGAATCAATAAATAACGGTGCTAATACCATGATGATTTATTTAGGTGCACCACAAACAACAATTAGAACTAGTGTTGAAAATTATCACAAAGAAGAATATCTAGCTCAATTTTCAAACATCATAAAACCAGAAGATATAGTTGTTCATGCTCCTTATATTGTTAACCCTGCTAATCCTGAAAAAGCAAGTTATTCGATTGATTTTTTAATTAAAGAAATTAATCGAATGAATTATTTTGGTGCAAAATATTTAGTTTTACACCCAGGTGCCTTTACAACACATAGTCCAGAAGAAGCGTTAGATACTTTGGTTGATAGTTTAAAAGAAATTATCGCAAACACCAAAGATGTTGTTATTTGTATCGAAACAATGTCAGGTAAAGGAACTGAGATAGGAATAAACTTTGAACAAGTTGCCTATATTTTAGAATGAGTAAAATCAGAAAGAGTTCAAGTTTGTCTTGATACTTGTCATCTTTGAGATGCTGGTTATAACTTAAAGGAATATCAAAACTTTAAACAAGAACTTAAAAAATGAAACTTACTTGAAAGAGTTAAAGTTATTCATTTAAATGATTCAAAAAATGATTTAAATTCACATAAAGATAGACACGCTAATATCGATCAAGGATTTATCGGTTTAGAAACATTACAAAAATTTGTTTTCGATCCAGATTTTGATAATATTCCTATTATTCTCGAAACTCCTTATGAAGATAACTTCTCTCCTTACAAAGAGGAAATTGCACTTTTATTAAAGAAATAA